TTGGAAATTAAATCGGAAAAATTAAACCGGTCCGCTAATGGCAGCTTATCACACACATTGGGACAGTAAAAACATGCAATTGTAATCAGACAGTGTAAAAGGATGTGGTAGTACAAAAATGAAAACTTACAACAATAGTATTTCCAAAAATGAAAGACCATTACCTCATCTTTTTGCTTCTTTAGCATTTCAACCTGCACATGAAAGAATAGCAAATTAGCAAGTGAATATATAACCTCTTTAGTCTTAAGGGGTTAAGAAGAAACAAACTATTATGAATGACATGGACTTCAGGTTGAAATATATAAATTCATATGGGAGTTAAGCTAATTGGAACATTTTTCCTTTGTCTCAAATCAAAGAGGTGATATGATAACACTATGTACAACACCACACAATGGAGAATGCAAATATGCAACACTAACAATTTATGGATAATGTCAGATGTCCCAGGTGCTACATGTGGAAATTCTAGGTCTCTTAATTCCATATATATACATTTCGTAACAAACAGAAACAAAGTTACCAGCAACAGCATTGAGTTCATGAAAGATATGTGCCCGAACTAGcaaatatcacaaggcctagaAACCAATATGACACTTGTCAGCTACAAGCTCAAGTCTAAGACAAAAGGTATCAAATCAGTATGCACAGTCTCCAACAGTtactgaagtcagtaagttcGATGCACCACATACCCAACTAGGACCAGGCATTTGAAAAATGCTATTAAATGCAGCAACTTATCTGTTGCTATGCTAGCAGCAAGCATCTTTAGGAAGCATATTATAAACATATAGGGGCTCAAATTTCTAGAAATGCAATGCCATTTGTGGAGAATGACTTAATAAATGTCCAATATCAAGAGATCATCTGAGGACCACATATTGAGTACATGAAGCCATGAATTGATAAGGTAATAAACAAATGATGTGCATACAACCATGAAGTCAAATCTATAAATTTTGTGTGGCAACAATGAAATCTGTAACAAAACATAGCAAGTATACCTGCTTTTTCTGCAATTCGTCATTCTGCTCCTTAAGTTTTGCCACCTCAGCCTCCAACTCCATTATGTAAGCCTGCAATGTTAGATATCGTACAGTTCAGTGTCTGTAAACTGGGTTATGATTTTGGACTCCTTTCAGTGAGTTGAACTGCTTAACAATTTGCTAGCAAGTAGAGCAATCACTAGATCTGAGTTGCATTAGCAAATTAGAGGTCAAAGATTATAGTCTACATACAGCAGTACAAGTCATTGTGAAATAATTGTACCTCTTCTATCTGTAGCAAAAATTAGCCAGAAAGCACACAAAATCTTATGTTAATCAGTCATATGTAAACTTCTGTAAGCCCAATATGTAATTGCTATCATCTCAATATGAGGTGGGAGTGCGGGATCTGAGACTGGAATGTGTAACCACCATCCCCAAAATTAACAAACTTATCCATTGTCTCTCGGTCTTCCTGAAATCTGAAAGGGTCAAGTTGAATCATGGTTCATTCGTAGATTCTTCTCCTCTTTAGGTTAGGAGTATTATACAATCCCAACTTGCTAATTGCGGAGGCTACTCAGCCATAAACTAATACAATCAAACAGCTAAACTGGAAGTGGCAGATCACATCAAGTGAATAAAGTACAACATAATCGAGGGGCATACCAAATATAGTTAGCATATAGATCCATTTCAGACAAGATTTTCTATAATTAAGCAAAAGGCATATGATTAACGGATAACGGAGAGCAGAGCAGTGGAAGAAGAAAAAGATTCACCTGCTTCCTGGCACGCGACCTGGCGGCCGACTCCCTGTTCTTGATCATGCGCCTCTGCCTCCTCTCCACCACCTTCTCGACGGTCGGTCCCTTTCTCACCCTGAGCGCGGTGTCGAAGGGGTACGGCACCGGCGACAGCGACGACAGATCCCCGGCCTCCACCTTCCCCATCCCGTTGAGCACGACGGGCGTCGTCGGCGCGGCCACCGTCATCCCTCCCCCGAGCCCCTGCCCGACGACCCCGGTGACCATCCCGTTCCCCAGCTGCAAGGTCTGCGGCGCGACCGCATTGCCCTGGGAGAATAGCGCCTGCGCGTGCGGCGGCAGCACGAGGGACTGCTGCGCCATGTCCTCCCGCACGACGCCGGCGCGCACCAGGAACTCCTCCAGCGTCATGGACCCCAGCGTCGGCTGCCGCTGCGCCTGCGCCGGCATCGGCgcgggggccgcggcggcgggggcgggggcgggggcgggggccgggACCGGCTGGAGGTCCTCCCCGCCGGTGAGGCCCACGATCTCGCGCCAGACCTCGTCGACCGTCTTCTGGCTGAGCGTGCGGGGCAGCGTGAAGGAGCCCTGGCGCTGGATGGGCGCccccggctgctgctgctgctgggcttGCGCGTCCACGGACGCCGCGGCCGtggtcggcgcggcggcggccatggcgttGGACTCCTCGGCCGTCCAGATGTTGCGCAGCAGCTCGTCCATGTTCATGGACCCGAAGTCCTTGCTGGCGCCGCCGAGCGCGCTCTGGAACTCGTCGAACGTGAGCGAGTAGATCGAGCCCTGCCGCGCCAGCGCCGGCCCCCCGCTCCCTCCCGGCATCTCCATCCCCACCCTGGCAACACCCTCCTCTCCCCGAATCCCACCGGAATTCCGCACCAGGTCTGCAAAGCCCGCAGCTTTGAGCCACAGGAACACGCGAGGCGAGCACCGAGCGGAGCAGGGGGGAGAAAGGGGGCAGACTTATAGCCGAGCCGCGGCGGCAGAAGCGACAGCGCAGGCGCGACCGGCTGGAGGAGCTCGAGGGGGGCGTGATTAGCTGCGGCGGGGCGCGGAGTGCTACAGTATGCCACAATTAGCAAGGGGGAAATCCAGTTCGGCGGGGGGCGGATTAAAAAGGGAGGCGGGGGAGCATCGGGGGATGTGGAGCTCGAGCGTTGGTGGGGTTGGTGCGGCTTCGAGGGaggcgatcgcggcggcgaggtgggcgAGGGGACAGGTGTCGCCTCGGGGCCAATAAAGAGCCCTGCCGCGGCAGCCGCTGCCGTCGGGGGACGACAAGGCCCCGCAGCCGGTCAGAGGATTACGATTAGTGGGGGGCGCCGGACAGCGGGGCGCAGCCCAGCCtgcccggcgccggcgcggctgCGCCTCACGCACACTGCGCCGCGGCGCACGGCGCACCCGCTCCTCGCTTGCACCACGCCAGAGGATGAAAACGGCGGCGGGTTCTTGGGTGCGTGGGTCAAACACTTCCACTTGCCACACTGCTACAGGTGACATTAGTCACATACTACGTACATGTCCACGATTGAAAGTGGAGTGATGTGCCGGAACGAGCGATAGGTGTTCCCGTTCACCCGTTGTAGTAACTCATTGTTGTATTTTTCTTTCATGGAAGCCGTAGTAGTTTCAAATGATGTGCTATGGTAGAGGTAGATACGATGCAGCCAACAACAAATATCAAAATATATGATGATAAAGAATAGAATATATGTGAATTTCCgtccttttttaaaaaagatgATTACTCAACTTTGGATGAACAGATCAAACACTTTCACTTTCTGCACCATTACAACCAACCTACATGCATGGGCAAATTCGAAGCTAGGTTGTTGTGCCAAAATGACCTGGAACTGTTTGGGTAATTGCATTTTTTGAGTAACAACTCGTAGTTCTTGTAGTTTTATAGATTCGCCAAATAAGCGATCCAAACTCTAAACAAGGGGTTGGGTGCATCCTTGTGAGCAAGGATAGAAGTAGATAATGCATCTAATGGATATAAGATGTTAAAATTAGATAGAAATCTATCTATAGCCGCTAGGACGGTTAGATAAACGTGACGACCCTATGCCGCACCATGTACCCGATGTTAGATGGCACCTTATTAATTCAGGCTTATGTCACAGTACTTGTAGGAAGCGCCATGTATCAAGGTTTGTGCTTAATTATGTTGCTTGCGCTTATTCATTCTAGCACGCAAAAATTTAGCAGTGGAAATCGATTCTCCGAGAGGACGCGTCTACAATATCACTAGCAAGAATTCAAGGATTAAGGATATGTTATCCTGGTAGCGTTACTCAAGCCTATAGAAACGCATGGGGCGCCCACAGAAAAGGGTTTGTAAAGGCATATAAGTAATGGCAACATATCTCTTAAAACTTTCTCTTTTTTGTATCtcttaacatatgatgaatttgaaatTGAAATTTTATACAGTGGTAAGGAAGGCTATGaagtatatacataatttttttgagaattttttgcgacttttgttagttggtttgcacgggTTTGCACGGACAGCCTGGTTTGCACCTGATATGTTGCCATAAGTAATATCCCAAATGTATGACAAACGTGATGAGGAAAATCTGATAAAAGGAAAGGGATAAACTTTGCCTCTTATAGTTTTATGTAATCCCCTATAAAAGTTTGTGAAATGTACCATCTTTTTGTTAGCCAATGCTAACCTTAATGGAAGCCATTCCCACGATCTTAGAACGGTGTTAACCCCTATTAGCGTATGATGGTAGCAGTAGAGGGCCTATAACAACTATCAGTATATGTTATCTGAAAATAGAGTACATGCAACCATTCTCTTTTAAAGAAAAAGGGAACCTGCATTGAACATCCAGATCAGATAATTGTTTCGAATATATGCCACTGGAAAGAGATTATAGTGATTTGCTAAGGTTAGAAAGTGTTTGAATCCGTAACATTCTGGTTCAGGTCAGCCAGCGTCCGCCTTACGTGCGCACGCCGCCGTGCCGCTCCTGTGTGTAGCTTTCCGCCTGTGAGCCCAgccttcttttcccctttcccgGACTAGAATACTAGTGGCTCCGGTTCTCGGGGACCAGGGCGGGTGGATGGATAGCGAGCGCGACGTGTCGGCGTCCGCGGGGCGCAGCGGGCTGGCGACGGTACGCGGCGACCAATGAGCGGCCGCAAGATGCGCGCATCCTGGGCGCCCGATCCCGACGCCGACGGCCGCGATCGCCCCCCTCCGTCCTTGTCCCACGCGCGATGGCCTCGTGCCTTCCGCCGCCGTGTGAAACGGGCCCCGCCATGGCATGCCGCTCGCTCAGGCTCAGCCGCTGCTCGCGCGCGCCGTCTTTTCTCGGCAACTTTTCGCCTAAAACATGGTCCGAAAAGTCTTGTCTGCTACAGTTTCCGCTTGAGGCGAAGAGAGCTCGGCGAGGGTGGTGAAAGTGAAATGTGGGTTGAGCGTTGCCGTGTCTTTGGCCTGCGAGTCAGCGGCTTTGCGTCGTGGCAGCTTAAGGGGAAAGAATGGCTGCTTCTTAGCGGAGGGAATTTCAATTTGCAACGCTCTACTCGTCTACTGTGGCCATGAGCCTATCCTAATTTCAAGCACGGTCAGATCTTGCGATGGCACAAGCTGAGGCCGGTGGGAAAAGGTCAGGAGGAACAGTAACTGCTGGTTTGGAAGAGCATGTACAGGAGTTGAAAGCCCTCCCGTCGTGCGGCGCGGGCAACGTAACGTAAAAGTCGCCGGCGGCCACGTGTCCCGGGGCCATACGATTTGACCGGTGGTGCCCTGCCTGCTCGCTCCGGGACGAGGAGGAGCGGCCATGGACGACGCTACGCTGGAGGCCGGCCGCATGCATGCCCAATCatgcccgccgcgcgcgcccggctGGCCTGGCCGCCAGCGTGCCGCACTGTTCGCCGCCACaggatcgatcggccggccCCGCCGGGCAGCTTATCCTGTCAGTCCGTCGCGTCCATCCTGCCCGCCGCTCCGCTGCATGGGGCTCTCTCTCAGGTCTCACCCACCTGTGATCTGTAACTGCAAGCGGACAAGCCCCCCGGTCTCTGAACGCCAGCCAGCCGGCCGGGCCTACCCCTACCCGCCTCGGCAGTTCTGAGTTTTCTACGGCGGCCGCCTGTGAAGCGACGCCAGCGCGGACCCCCCCAGCTATCATGCCGTTTTGAGAGCTCTGCCCGCAATTGAATAATGCCGCGCGCGGTGGCAGCGACGGAGGCTGGCTGGCGAGAAGACGCCGGCGCCCTCCACGTCGCCGGGGTTCTAGTCCTGCAGCGACCGGCCAAAACACCCCGAAATATTATTCTGCGCCCCCCGCGACAGCGAGCGcgcccgctcgccgcgccggccgccggggcCGCACGTCACGCGCGCGCCCCCGGGAGACGGGAGGCCGTAGCCGTACGCTACCCATGCGAGGAGGGGAGCCAACTCCAAGAAGCGAGGGCGACGCCACCCCGTGCGCGCTCCGGTTTCCATGGTGGCGTCGCCCTCGCGCCGTTGCGGGTTGGGTCGGGTCGGATCTGACGACGCGCCTCTGAGATCATGATTCTGTCTTGATCCCCTGGGTCGCCATCGCTACCTAACGTGGCGTCACCACGGGTGGAAGAAGAAACCCCCCAAAAAAAGTTTAGCATGGGTGCCGTCGCGGGCGTTCGAGTTTGATACGGGTTTCCGCTCGGCTTTACGCCGGTCTCGGGTGTGGTTTTTTAGAGGTTGGGGAAGACCGAAAGGAGGGCGTTGTTCTGCACTTGTGCCCGGCAGGTAGGTACCGTAAAAACTATGGGAAACCTCTGGAAGGGCGGGGAGTAGAATAATGGCGAGTCCCCGGGCACATGCAGCCATGCAGGGCTTCTACAGAGTACCCCAGCTGCACAGCTGGGCATGTTACCGGCCGCTCGCTGGTTACATTGTTTAAGCACTTTAGTCCCCGGTGAGTACTTGAGGCTCGTCGTCTTTTGACCACACCGCGGCGGATTATTTGGTCGCTAGCTTTTGTGACCGTCGGTGCGTTTAGTTTCTTGCGGTTCCAGCTTTGTGcgtatttttttttcctttttggaAGGAATCCAGCtttgtgcgtgcgtgcgtggcgGCACTGTGTTTTTGGGCTGCTTCGTTGGACTTCTGGCTGGCCTGGTAAGTTTGTGGGCCTCCGGCTAGGCCAAATGCTAGTTAGATCGCGGTTGGGCCCCTAACCGCACGCAATGTCAGGTTTCTCTGGACGGTACGCTCTCGCATAGACCAGAGCATTTCCGGACATACGATTGGCCGCTACACACAAGGATTTCCATGATACCATTATAAATGTGCGACTTCTAGTATATCATTGCAAACTTAATGAAAGGGCCGTGGCGGATTAGCTTAAAAAACCACTGCTGTTACagctacagtaaacatatgctgatgatggattaattaaacttaatagattcgtctcgtaaaTTAATCTtcatttatacaattagttttatagttagctcTTTCCTAACTGGCATCCGATATCCGTTACGATCCGAACCTATGGATCCAAACATAAATGAAGTCGTTGAAATCTCTAGACTGAAACCGTTACTGGCATGATTCTGCAACCGCTCGTTGAAATCTCAGAAACAACGTGCAACTACCGGCCGCTCACCAGGCATGGGCGGAGCCAGCATAATGCATGGGTATTCCCAGGAATACCCAACTATTTTGCTGAAGGATCAAGCATATATCAACTATACACACATGTATATATTATATTGGACCAAGATCTCTTGTTTTCAGCTTATAACTCAACTCAGAGCATCGGCCTCCTCGGCCCTCCATGTTTTCCACTCCGTCTGGCTCACGGGCCATAGCTGACACCCCACATCTACCGCCCCGCCCGGCCAATGCATCCACGCTAGATAAGCATTGACGCAGACTCCCAGTGATCCAAGCACATCCTGGTGGTGGTGCCCCTGCTGCATTCCCACTCTCCCAGGCCGGCAGCAGGGCAACGGCAACACCCGTGCCCAAGTCAAGAGCAGAAACGATATCAAGCCAGCCAACCGGCAGGGCGTGGACCGTAACCCAACCCCTAGCAACCGAATAATCGAGCATCAGGCTGGCACTCTAGTAGTATTGGTGATAAGGGAGTCTCACATCCCAATTTCTTATTTTCTTGCACAACTATTGTTAATATTTTCTTTTATGGCATGTATAGTTTTTGACGTGGATTGTGGAGCGTGAAAAATGAATAGCAAATCAGTGATTTGAAATCTTTTTGGAGCTAGGTGCATTCTATTTTGTTTATTACTTTTTCAAGCATAAAACTAATTGTTTAGGTGGAATTACTTATGTGAAAGGAGATTTAGAAATTATGAGAAATAAGAAACAATTGTAATTTGTCTTTATTGCATGAAACATCTTTAGTTTCAATGGTTTGTAGTATTCTGAACTTTTAGCGTTTTTATCGGATATATTGTTAATATGAAAATATCCAACTTCTAAATTCTGGCTCCACCACTGTCACCAGGCTGCATTAATCACGAAACGGCCTTGAATCGTGCGACCAAATCTAGCAGGTCGCCGTGCGACGCCCGCGCCTTCCTGCATAGCCACCCTCGCCTTGGCCACGAGCGCGCGGGCCcgctgccgcctcgccgccgctcaCGCTCCTCACGGCCGCCTCCACCACGATctgctcgccggccggccgtgccGCGCCAGAGGGAGGCGTTGGAATTTCCGCCAGCTACCCGCGACCACCACCTTCCAACGCCACCTTAAACTTCAGCTCATCAAACCACAACGCCCCCGCACCGGCAAGCCCAACCTCCCACACAGGCTTACAGCAAGTCAGCAAGTCAGCAGCGGCCAGCAGAGCAGGACGCTGCTCCCGGCGCACCATGGACTCTGATTAGGATCGGCTGCCGGTCGCAGGAGCCCATACCAAACATGCAAACGGTTTCGTGGATAGGGTTTTATAATTACTGGCAAATATACTCGACAAATATACTCGTGCATTCCTACGGGAAGTTATATAAATATATTGGTTAATATATAACAATATATATTAggcatcatatatatatatatattacaaaaatatattaCGTGTTGGTGTCGAGGACTTCAGTCTTTTTCTATTTTACTCACCAAGCGCTAATTCTCTAAATAGTTCCGAACCCTTAACTCATATACGGTCATCCGGATTCTGATTAGGACTTCAATTGATGGATAAAAAATTATTGCTTGCTTTAGTAATAGTAGAGATAGAGATGCATGGGTGTTTGCATCAAAATTTGGTAATTTTATGGCCAATGGAGTATATGAAAGGAAGCCGATGATTTGGTATCAAGGAAGGACACGATTGGTTAAGGAAGCTTTATTAGCAAAACTCTACAAAAGAAAAATTAAAGTCTGGTATCTTAATATTTTCTTTTGTTTAGATATTTTCTGCTAGGTAAGTTTTGTTTAGATATTTCTTGTTAGGCAAATTTTGTATCAGTCCAGGGTATAAATATAAGCACCGGCTATTGTATCAACTATCTCTCAATCAATACAACGttcggcgcatcgccatccTCTTTTCGGAGGTTTTCATCACCATTGAAATTTGACACATGACGCGGGGCTGTATGGCTCCGATCTCTGGCGAAGGGGTAATCCCTAAGTTCCGCCGACCTAGCAATTGTATCAGCTATATCGGCGTCACTCAAGGCTGCATCATTTCGATCTTTTGGAGTGCTCTGGTTCGGTTGATATAGTCACCTACTAGGTATCGATTTCTATCAAATCGTGTTTTGTAAGGCTACATCGTTCGACCTCTTGCTAGATCTGGTAGAATCACAGTTATCTTGGCCTTGCTTATATCTATCGGTTTATATCTTTTAAGTCTGTTGCTTAGTTGTTAATAACAGATTAATTTCTTTAATAAAAGTATCAGATTAACTCTCATTAACCGATAGTCCGTTGTCATGGCCTTATTTAAGCTTTTATTGTGCTTATATCTTGTCACAACTGGATTCAGCTCGTAGCCTTTAATTTGTCGCCTTACCGCCAACGCTGTCTCGATCAGATCCGATTTGATTGGTGGTGATGGTAGATTGATTTGTTATTGGTTTGGTGGTTCTTTTTGCGATAAGATAAACGTTCAATAATAGCTTCATTCTCATCTGACTCCCAAACGATGTATGGTTTAAACATCGAGCCTAAATTTAATATTCTGAATCAATATCAGAAGATTGTTTCGTATCAGTATTTATCTGTCAGGACTAACATCAAATATATATAGCCGATTGTTTAAAATCTTTTCGATATCGGCTAATATCGATACATCGGCCTATTGGCCGATCGGCTCTTTTTATCTATCTTGTCAGTTGTAGGATCAAACTGACTAGCACGCCATGAACTTCAAAATTCAGAACTTGCACTAGAGTTAAGCATATCTCCTAGACCGATGTGTTGCCCGTGAGGAATCATCATCGGCCGAGCGATTTTTTACGGCTAGGCAAAGAGCATGGATGCAGTTGGCTTTGAAATCCCCTGCAGTGTATATGTGACCTGTCGATCACATAAAGATTGCTCCATCGACTTACTTTGTGCGAAAATCAGGGGCGGATCTAAAGGGAGCTAGGGGGATCAAGCCCCCCAACCTCACTAAGATCAATGGATACCTCCCGAAGTCTTTTTTTTAAGAAAGAATGAAAAAGAAggggatg
The genomic region above belongs to Panicum hallii strain FIL2 chromosome 4, PHallii_v3.1, whole genome shotgun sequence and contains:
- the LOC112890683 gene encoding bZIP transcription factor 46-like, whose amino-acid sequence is MEMPGGSGGPALARQGSIYSLTFDEFQSALGGASKDFGSMNMDELLRNIWTAEESNAMAAAAPTTAAASVDAQAQQQQQPGAPIQRQGSFTLPRTLSQKTVDEVWREIVGLTGGEDLQPVPAPAPAPAPAAAAPAPMPAQAQRQPTLGSMTLEEFLVRAGVVREDMAQQSLVLPPHAQALFSQGNAVAPQTLQLGNGMVTGVVGQGLGGGMTVAAPTTPVVLNGMGKVEAGDLSSLSPVPYPFDTALRVRKGPTVEKVVERRQRRMIKNRESAARSRARKQAYIMELEAEVAKLKEQNDELQKKQVEMLKKQKDEVLERINNQLGPKAKKLCLRRTLTGPW